One genomic region from Spirosoma sp. KCTC 42546 encodes:
- a CDS encoding ABC transporter ATP-binding protein, with amino-acid sequence MIQLRNVSKFYPAGFGRVYVLRNINLEIAQGEFVSIMGPSGSGKSTLLHILGLLEEPSEGEYFFDDQPVQKLSEKRRTELHRTRIGFVFQAYHLIDELTVYENIETPLLYKGLNGSERKSRVAELLDRFNMVAKKDLFPAQLSGGQQQLVGIARALAAEPSVIFADEPTGNLHSDQARDIMELFRELNQKDGVTIVQVTHSEVNAEYGSRVIRLKDGWLEDSALKLSEQGVK; translated from the coding sequence ATGATTCAACTCCGCAACGTCTCGAAATTCTACCCCGCTGGTTTCGGCCGGGTATATGTGTTGCGTAACATCAACCTCGAAATAGCTCAGGGCGAGTTCGTATCCATCATGGGGCCGTCTGGATCGGGCAAGTCTACGTTGCTGCATATTCTGGGTTTACTCGAAGAACCCTCCGAAGGGGAATATTTCTTTGATGATCAACCTGTTCAGAAATTATCGGAAAAAAGACGGACTGAGCTACATCGTACCCGGATTGGTTTTGTCTTTCAGGCCTATCATCTTATTGATGAACTGACAGTCTATGAAAACATCGAAACCCCTCTGCTCTACAAAGGCCTGAACGGTTCAGAGCGCAAAAGCCGGGTTGCTGAACTGCTCGACCGATTCAATATGGTGGCCAAAAAGGATTTGTTTCCGGCACAATTATCTGGCGGGCAGCAACAATTGGTTGGTATTGCGCGGGCGCTGGCGGCAGAGCCAAGCGTTATTTTCGCTGATGAACCAACGGGTAATCTGCACTCCGATCAGGCCCGTGATATTATGGAACTGTTCCGCGAACTGAACCAGAAAGATGGTGTAACGATCGTTCAGGTAACGCACTCAGAAGTCAATGCTGAATATGGCTCGCGGGTAATCAGGCTCAAAGACGGCTGGCTGGAAGATTCAGCGCTGAAGCTGAGTGAACAGGGCGTTAAGTAG
- a CDS encoding aminotransferase class IV: MFLVYNSDVLSENEFRLSENDRAFQYGDGLFETIRYENGRVWYWPDHFARLTAGMAALQFNQPEGFNTETVFEGIQQLLSANKLINQPARIKIQVWRQSGGLYTPSSNHAYTLITARAGHAFSITEKSLVGIYDAFRLTQSPVSAFKTLNALPYVLAGLYKQQHAIDDVILLDTNGNLAECLASNLFWYSNQTLLTPSLQTGCINGIVRQQLLRLAPSIGIAVAEGAYKPAELVHAEAVFCVNVMGIQSMRQISGLSLKGRKADFTTDPLLNALFTQLQR, translated from the coding sequence ATGTTTCTGGTTTATAATTCGGATGTACTTTCTGAAAATGAATTCCGTCTGTCGGAAAACGACCGGGCGTTCCAATATGGCGACGGTCTGTTCGAAACCATTCGGTACGAAAATGGCCGGGTTTGGTACTGGCCCGACCATTTCGCCCGGCTTACTGCCGGGATGGCTGCCTTGCAATTCAATCAACCGGAAGGGTTCAACACCGAAACAGTTTTTGAGGGCATTCAGCAATTACTTTCGGCAAACAAGCTAATAAATCAACCCGCCCGCATCAAAATTCAAGTATGGCGACAATCCGGTGGCCTGTACACGCCATCCAGCAACCATGCTTACACTTTGATTACAGCCCGGGCTGGGCATGCGTTTTCAATAACGGAAAAATCGTTAGTTGGCATTTATGACGCGTTTCGCTTAACCCAGTCGCCAGTTTCGGCCTTTAAAACCCTGAACGCTCTCCCCTACGTGCTGGCTGGCCTTTACAAACAACAGCATGCTATTGACGACGTTATTCTGCTCGATACGAACGGCAACCTAGCCGAATGCCTTGCCTCAAACTTATTCTGGTATAGTAACCAAACCCTGCTTACTCCCTCGCTGCAAACCGGCTGCATCAACGGCATTGTGCGGCAGCAACTACTTCGGTTAGCCCCTTCAATAGGCATTGCCGTTGCCGAAGGGGCTTACAAGCCAGCCGAACTGGTGCATGCTGAAGCTGTATTTTGCGTGAATGTTATGGGGATTCAATCGATGCGTCAGATAAGCGGCCTATCACTCAAAGGTAGGAAAGCAGACTTCACGACCGATCCGCTACTTAACGCCCTGTTCACTCAGCTTCAGCGCTGA
- a CDS encoding TolC family protein, with translation MRAQNAPGTVSPGVGTAKTDTLPVLSLPQCIDIALKNNITVRQGQLQVQNSALLLKQSKLNQLPTVNGFASQGFSSGRNINPSTNQFVDVGVRSNNFQLSGSVPIFQGYQLKNLIRQNQVIVKATEKELDATENNVILNVIQQYLGVLTGAEQLAVAKRQAETSQLQVERTQKLVNAGSAPEANLFEIKATLANDELAIVNAQNTVDLAKLALLQAMNLPGGQSFEIEYIKLPDPRIEGYSATALQVYETALSSQPQIQAADLRTESARIAVDVAKAGLYPRLSLSGNLSSLYSSVGLSRFIADGSTTENRTDANVLIGGTIQPVTIITTQPGGSFQTYGFFEQLSNTLNRGVSLNLNIPIFTNRQFRTNVTSAIIQQQNTQLTADNTRLLLRQQIETAYTNLLAASNRYRATEASVSSLDRAFKAAESRFNAGAINAVDYSLAKLRLDNARAQLVQAKYDYVFRTKILDFYQNKPLSFN, from the coding sequence TTGCGCGCACAAAACGCACCGGGAACCGTGTCGCCAGGGGTGGGGACAGCCAAAACGGACACCCTCCCCGTGCTGAGTTTACCGCAATGTATTGATATTGCCCTGAAGAATAACATTACCGTTCGGCAGGGGCAATTGCAGGTACAGAATAGTGCATTGCTATTAAAGCAGTCAAAGCTTAATCAGTTACCAACCGTTAACGGATTTGCTTCGCAAGGTTTCAGTTCCGGTCGAAATATCAACCCGAGTACCAACCAGTTCGTTGATGTAGGGGTACGATCTAATAATTTTCAGCTTTCTGGCTCAGTACCCATTTTTCAGGGCTATCAATTGAAGAATCTGATTCGTCAGAACCAGGTTATTGTTAAGGCCACGGAAAAAGAACTGGATGCGACTGAAAATAACGTAATTCTTAATGTCATACAGCAATATCTGGGCGTATTAACCGGTGCTGAGCAGTTAGCCGTTGCTAAACGGCAGGCCGAGACCTCGCAACTTCAGGTAGAGCGTACGCAGAAATTAGTGAATGCGGGTTCTGCTCCAGAAGCAAACCTGTTTGAAATTAAAGCGACGCTGGCGAACGATGAATTAGCCATTGTGAATGCTCAGAATACGGTCGATCTGGCAAAACTTGCTTTATTGCAGGCTATGAACCTACCGGGCGGCCAGTCTTTTGAGATTGAATATATTAAGCTGCCAGACCCTCGTATTGAAGGGTATTCGGCAACCGCATTGCAGGTGTATGAAACAGCCTTAAGTTCACAGCCGCAAATTCAGGCCGCTGATCTTCGTACTGAAAGTGCGCGTATAGCGGTTGATGTAGCCAAGGCGGGCTTATATCCACGCCTTAGTTTAAGTGGTAATTTATCGTCGCTTTATTCGAGTGTTGGGCTCTCGCGGTTTATTGCTGATGGGTCAACAACGGAGAATAGAACAGACGCTAACGTTCTCATCGGCGGTACTATACAACCAGTTACCATCATCACTACGCAGCCAGGCGGTTCATTTCAAACGTATGGTTTTTTTGAGCAATTAAGCAATACCCTCAACCGTGGGGTGTCGCTTAACCTCAATATTCCTATTTTTACAAACCGGCAGTTCCGTACCAACGTAACAAGTGCTATTATTCAACAGCAGAATACACAACTTACGGCTGATAATACTCGGTTGCTGCTACGCCAACAGATCGAAACGGCATACACAAATCTGCTGGCGGCTTCCAACCGCTATCGAGCCACTGAAGCATCGGTTTCATCTTTAGATCGGGCATTTAAGGCAGCTGAAAGCCGTTTCAATGCAGGGGCGATCAACGCTGTTGATTACAGCCTTGCTAAACTCCGGCTCGACAATGCTCGTGCTCAATTGGTACAAGCGAAATACGATTATGTGTTCAGAACCAAGATTTTAGACTTTTACCAAAATAAACCGCTTAGTTTTAATTAA
- a CDS encoding efflux RND transporter periplasmic adaptor subunit: protein MKKKSNRIWWILGGLVVLIVGGLVAAKQTGMIGKPKATEVDFASVKRLDITERVSASGRVQPQVEVKISPDVSGEIIGLYVNEGDPVKAGQLLCRIRPDNYESLLARARATVNQSRAQLEQAKASVAQSGARLIRAKADYERNRKLFADKVISSSDLETSEANFNVAKQEVEAANANVRASQFNIQSAEASLRDANENLRKTTIYCPVNGTVSKLNIELGERVVGTSQMAGTEIMRIANLQNMEVRVNVNENDIVRVNLGDTADIEVDSYTTAGRKFKGVVYEIGNTANGLTSSSGAAASLSADAVTEFEVKVKILNNSYSDLLAEKDKKGYPFKPGMTASVEILTDRKTGVLSVPIAAVTTRGADSTAIDTAKMKDNSNGTVEEKPAAQADKKEKPKEIVFVNVGGKAVQREVKTGISDFENIEILSGLKVGEQIISGPFIAVSKKLKNGELVTKRDPNKNKKKEEEKE from the coding sequence ATGAAGAAGAAGTCAAATCGCATTTGGTGGATATTAGGAGGGCTCGTTGTTTTGATTGTAGGTGGCTTGGTAGCTGCCAAACAAACGGGTATGATTGGAAAGCCAAAGGCAACAGAAGTTGACTTTGCGTCGGTTAAACGGCTTGATATTACAGAGCGGGTCAGTGCCTCAGGCCGTGTTCAGCCTCAGGTTGAAGTAAAAATAAGTCCGGATGTATCGGGCGAAATTATTGGTTTGTACGTTAATGAAGGTGACCCTGTTAAGGCAGGTCAACTGCTGTGCCGTATTCGGCCTGATAACTACGAGTCGTTGCTGGCGCGGGCGCGGGCAACGGTTAACCAAAGCCGTGCACAGTTAGAGCAGGCAAAAGCTTCTGTAGCGCAGTCGGGTGCACGCCTAATTCGGGCCAAAGCTGACTATGAGCGGAACCGTAAACTCTTTGCCGATAAAGTAATTTCATCATCTGATCTGGAAACCAGTGAGGCTAACTTTAACGTAGCCAAGCAGGAAGTAGAAGCGGCTAATGCCAATGTTCGGGCATCGCAGTTTAACATTCAAAGCGCCGAAGCCAGCCTTCGTGATGCAAACGAAAACCTGCGTAAAACAACGATTTATTGCCCAGTAAACGGAACCGTTTCGAAACTGAATATTGAACTGGGTGAACGCGTGGTGGGTACCTCGCAAATGGCCGGTACCGAAATCATGCGGATTGCCAATCTGCAAAATATGGAGGTTCGCGTCAATGTAAACGAAAACGACATTGTACGTGTGAACCTCGGTGATACGGCCGATATTGAAGTGGATTCGTATACAACCGCTGGCCGAAAATTTAAGGGTGTTGTCTATGAGATTGGTAATACAGCCAATGGATTGACGAGTTCATCTGGAGCAGCCGCTTCGCTCTCCGCTGATGCCGTAACCGAGTTTGAGGTGAAGGTGAAAATCCTGAATAATTCCTACTCTGATCTGCTAGCCGAAAAAGATAAAAAAGGCTACCCGTTTAAGCCAGGTATGACCGCTTCTGTTGAGATCTTAACGGACCGGAAAACCGGTGTGTTATCGGTGCCGATTGCTGCCGTAACCACGCGTGGAGCGGACTCTACGGCCATTGACACCGCGAAGATGAAAGACAATAGCAATGGTACTGTAGAAGAAAAACCAGCCGCACAGGCAGATAAGAAAGAGAAGCCTAAAGAAATTGTTTTTGTGAATGTAGGCGGTAAAGCCGTACAACGCGAAGTGAAAACTGGTATCAGTGATTTTGAAAATATAGAAATACTCTCAGGCCTAAAAGTGGGCGAACAGATTATCTCGGGGCCATTCATTGCCGTTTCGAAGAAACTTAAAAACGGTGAGCTTGTAACCAAACGAGACCCGAACAAGAATAAGAAGAAAGAAGAAGAGAAGGAGTAA
- a CDS encoding ATP-binding protein has protein sequence MVDRAITARIKEDLDFFPIVSIIGPRQVGKTTLAKQLSKQLSKETLYLDLELATDAQKLIDAQTYLQRNVSKCVILDEIQRMPHLFPLLRALVDQQREPARFILLGSSSPDLIRESSESLAGRISYIELMPFSWPEVMTIDSMAMHWLKGGFPEAFLAPRLTLTFRWLSSFVQTYIERDIRALGYEISGHTLNKLLSMIAHINSSILNVSDLARSLGVSQPTINRYLDLLEGSFVIHRLSPYFANVSKRLVKAPKLYLRDSGLLHQLAQVISYDALLGHPIVGSSWEGYVIEQTHRVVGDAWSFYYYRTAAGAEIDLLLVAPNGKKAAIEIKLSNAPTVSKGFYQSIADINPDYAFIVIPEGESYPKADGLWVCNLTEFLMARLPAIYTA, from the coding sequence ATGGTAGATCGAGCAATAACGGCCAGGATTAAGGAAGATTTAGATTTCTTTCCTATTGTAAGTATCATTGGGCCACGACAGGTTGGGAAAACAACACTGGCAAAACAATTAAGCAAACAACTGAGTAAGGAGACGCTTTACCTTGATCTTGAACTCGCAACAGACGCCCAAAAACTGATAGATGCTCAAACGTATCTGCAACGAAACGTCAGCAAATGCGTGATTTTAGACGAGATTCAACGAATGCCGCATCTCTTTCCACTGCTTCGTGCCTTAGTGGACCAGCAACGAGAGCCAGCTCGCTTCATCCTGCTTGGCTCATCATCTCCAGATCTAATCCGCGAGAGTTCAGAAAGTCTGGCAGGGCGTATTAGTTACATAGAATTAATGCCTTTCTCCTGGCCTGAAGTTATGACAATCGACTCAATGGCTATGCATTGGCTTAAAGGAGGTTTTCCAGAAGCCTTTCTTGCCCCTCGTCTAACGCTCACGTTTCGGTGGCTATCAAGCTTTGTTCAAACTTATATCGAACGTGATATTAGGGCATTAGGCTATGAAATTTCTGGCCACACACTCAACAAACTACTGTCAATGATTGCCCATATCAACAGTAGTATTCTCAATGTGAGTGATCTGGCCCGTTCTCTCGGCGTATCTCAACCAACCATCAATCGCTATCTTGACCTGCTGGAAGGAAGCTTTGTTATACATCGGTTATCTCCCTATTTTGCTAATGTGAGCAAGCGTTTAGTTAAAGCCCCAAAGTTATATCTCCGTGATTCTGGTCTTCTACACCAACTCGCTCAGGTTATTAGCTATGATGCGCTGTTAGGTCATCCGATTGTTGGTTCATCCTGGGAAGGTTATGTCATTGAGCAAACACACCGGGTTGTGGGAGATGCCTGGTCGTTCTACTATTACCGAACCGCTGCCGGTGCCGAAATCGACTTGTTGCTAGTGGCTCCCAATGGCAAAAAAGCAGCCATCGAAATCAAATTATCAAATGCGCCTACGGTATCGAAAGGCTTTTATCAAAGTATTGCCGACATCAATCCGGATTATGCATTCATCGTTATTCCCGAAGGTGAGAGTTATCCAAAGGCCGATGGGCTTTGGGTCTGCAACCTGACTGAGTTTTTAATGGCACGGTTGCCAGCCATTTATACGGCCTGA
- a CDS encoding DUF2339 domain-containing protein has product MELFLLVVLLILVIVGNNRFSAVKEAVNLQNTIINQLRAELLAFQKEFRSPVTEPPPAQQPIEPISEPTPVITVVPPAPPILEPEPILVESVVPEPVIEPAAAPVQPLSPQPLIRSEPKPSFLQRFLAENPDLEKFIGENLINKIGIAILVAGIGYFVKFAIDQNWINEIGRVLIGILAGGLLLGVAHRLRNTFTAFSSVLVAGGLSVLYFTIAIAFSDYKIFSQTAAFLLMVVITGFAVLLAIAYNRSALAVMSLIGGFATPFMVSTGHSNYVVLFSYLLVLDCGMLVLAYFKKWNIVHFVAYGFTVLLYSLWLSTEVLGVKQGPYSGALLFASLFYVVFMAMNLIYNLKHQAKFLAIEISLLLSTTAFYYAAGMIILANVNHGAYQGLFTAGLAVVNFGIATLLYRQGTVDRTLIYLLIGLVVTFASLTVPIQLDGNFITMFWALEAVLLLWLSQRSGLTLLATGAVIVMGLMLISLTMDWSALYRDAYTPPFLHIVFNKAFVTSLIAIASLALTQRLLRNQASPFQFWLGQLNVSTYQRIIGYLMVIVTYFAGVCELDYQASHAFGFGANRTIFLGTYNLLFAAGLLLIARRSALRSRLLQTSVLGVILLLLYVTFFDPAVHDLLGAYFQGQDTSLIGFPIHYLSLACVLGLLVLLHTIRPQLDPLPAVFGKIWPWFLGFILVYTASSELYSHVVYFTFSGADLPTSTNQKLDVATRYYALLEQINKVGLPILWGVCAFAFMYVGLNRRNRQFRIISLSLFALTLLKLFFYDLQGISEGGRIAAFISLGALLLIISFMYQRIKRLILDTDTPQSAPEEL; this is encoded by the coding sequence ATGGAGCTGTTTCTACTTGTTGTCCTGCTGATTCTTGTCATTGTCGGGAATAACCGATTTAGCGCGGTTAAAGAAGCTGTTAATCTTCAGAATACAATTATTAATCAACTACGGGCGGAATTGCTCGCGTTTCAGAAAGAGTTTCGGAGTCCGGTAACAGAACCACCACCTGCCCAACAACCCATTGAACCCATCAGTGAGCCGACTCCGGTTATCACGGTTGTTCCACCAGCACCACCCATCCTAGAGCCGGAGCCTATTTTGGTGGAATCGGTTGTGCCGGAACCAGTAATCGAACCAGCGGCTGCTCCAGTTCAACCGCTTTCTCCACAGCCGCTTATTCGGTCAGAACCAAAGCCTTCCTTCTTACAGCGATTTCTGGCAGAAAACCCGGATCTCGAAAAATTTATCGGTGAAAATCTCATCAACAAAATCGGGATTGCCATTCTGGTTGCGGGCATTGGCTACTTTGTGAAGTTTGCCATTGATCAAAACTGGATAAACGAAATTGGCCGTGTACTAATTGGCATTCTAGCGGGTGGCTTATTGTTGGGCGTCGCTCACCGCCTTCGGAACACGTTTACAGCCTTTAGTTCAGTATTGGTAGCGGGGGGACTATCTGTCCTTTATTTCACCATTGCCATTGCCTTCTCCGACTATAAGATTTTCAGCCAAACAGCGGCTTTTCTGCTAATGGTGGTTATTACGGGCTTCGCCGTCCTGCTGGCCATTGCCTACAACCGATCTGCCCTGGCGGTGATGTCGCTCATTGGCGGATTTGCTACTCCATTCATGGTGAGTACGGGGCATAGTAATTATGTTGTACTGTTTAGCTATCTGCTTGTTCTAGACTGTGGAATGCTGGTATTAGCTTATTTCAAGAAATGGAACATCGTTCATTTTGTGGCCTATGGATTCACGGTCCTGCTATACAGTCTATGGCTCAGTACCGAAGTTCTGGGGGTTAAGCAAGGGCCTTATAGCGGTGCCTTACTCTTTGCTTCGCTGTTTTATGTCGTCTTTATGGCTATGAACCTAATCTACAATCTGAAACATCAGGCAAAATTCTTGGCCATTGAAATCAGCTTGCTCCTGAGTACTACAGCATTTTATTATGCAGCAGGGATGATAATTCTGGCTAATGTAAATCACGGGGCTTATCAGGGACTGTTTACAGCAGGATTAGCTGTCGTAAATTTTGGCATTGCTACGTTATTATACCGCCAAGGGACGGTAGACCGAACGCTCATTTACCTGCTGATTGGCTTGGTCGTCACCTTTGCCAGCCTGACGGTTCCTATTCAACTGGATGGTAATTTTATTACGATGTTCTGGGCTCTGGAAGCCGTGTTACTTCTTTGGCTGTCGCAACGTTCGGGCTTAACGTTGCTGGCAACAGGAGCCGTGATTGTGATGGGGTTAATGCTGATTAGCCTGACCATGGACTGGTCGGCACTTTACCGGGATGCCTACACACCTCCCTTCCTGCACATCGTGTTTAACAAAGCGTTCGTTACCAGCTTAATTGCCATTGCTAGCTTAGCCTTAACTCAGCGGTTACTACGAAATCAAGCGTCTCCGTTTCAGTTCTGGCTTGGTCAGTTGAATGTATCGACCTATCAACGCATTATCGGCTACCTGATGGTTATCGTTACCTATTTCGCGGGTGTCTGCGAACTCGATTATCAGGCTAGTCACGCGTTTGGATTTGGCGCTAATCGCACCATTTTTCTAGGTACGTACAACTTGCTTTTTGCCGCCGGGCTGCTGCTGATCGCTCGGCGGTCTGCCCTCCGCAGCAGGTTACTACAGACTTCAGTGCTTGGTGTTATTCTCCTTCTTTTATACGTAACGTTTTTCGACCCGGCGGTGCATGATTTGTTAGGAGCTTATTTTCAAGGACAGGACACTAGTCTTATTGGGTTCCCGATTCATTATCTCAGTTTAGCTTGCGTGCTAGGCCTGTTGGTTTTACTGCATACCATCCGACCACAGTTGGACCCGCTTCCGGCAGTATTTGGCAAGATCTGGCCATGGTTTCTTGGGTTCATACTGGTCTATACCGCTAGCTCAGAATTGTATTCGCATGTGGTGTATTTTACGTTTTCCGGCGCTGATCTTCCGACCTCAACTAACCAAAAACTTGACGTTGCTACCCGCTATTACGCCTTACTCGAACAAATCAACAAAGTAGGTTTACCAATCTTATGGGGCGTTTGTGCCTTCGCGTTTATGTACGTGGGGCTGAATCGGCGGAACCGCCAGTTTCGGATCATATCGCTCAGTTTATTTGCACTCACACTCTTGAAACTGTTCTTTTATGACCTTCAGGGAATTTCGGAAGGCGGACGAATTGCAGCCTTTATTTCGCTGGGGGCGCTGTTACTTATCATTTCATTCATGTACCAGCGCATTAAGCGGCTTATTCTCGACACTGACACACCACAATCTGCTCCAGAGGAACTATGA
- a CDS encoding NAD(P)H-dependent glycerol-3-phosphate dehydrogenase, producing MKVTQPVRLTMVGGGSWATALVKILSENNVSVKWWLRKSSDADHIKKFGHNPSYLSDVQINTRKVKVCTKIREAFRDSDYIILAVPAAFIGDALTGLKPENFAGKSVVSAIKGMIPGANQLVTDWVSEQYKVPTERMAVIAGPCHAEEVALEKQSYLTIASQDPDCAERVADLLRCRFVQTTPVDDIYGIEYSAVMKNIIALACGITRGLGYGDNFQAVLVSNAMQEIKRFVDAIYPKHRDLSGSAYLGDLLVTAYSPFSRNRTFGTLIGRGYTIQSAQAEMNMIAEGYYAVKSIYEINRKFKVAMPITNAVYNILYERAAPTGEMNELKGLLM from the coding sequence ATGAAAGTAACTCAACCCGTTCGGCTGACAATGGTAGGGGGGGGGAGCTGGGCAACCGCGCTCGTTAAAATCCTCTCCGAAAATAACGTCAGTGTTAAATGGTGGCTTCGCAAATCGTCCGATGCGGACCATATTAAGAAATTCGGACATAATCCTAGTTACCTGAGTGACGTGCAGATTAACACGCGTAAAGTGAAGGTATGCACGAAGATTCGGGAGGCTTTTCGGGATAGTGATTATATAATACTGGCCGTTCCTGCGGCATTTATTGGCGATGCGTTAACGGGTTTAAAACCGGAGAATTTCGCTGGAAAGTCAGTAGTGTCGGCCATTAAAGGAATGATTCCAGGCGCCAATCAGTTGGTTACTGATTGGGTCAGTGAGCAATATAAGGTGCCTACGGAACGGATGGCAGTTATTGCTGGTCCATGCCATGCCGAGGAAGTAGCGCTTGAAAAACAGTCGTATCTGACGATTGCTTCGCAGGACCCGGATTGTGCTGAGCGAGTAGCCGATTTATTACGCTGCCGCTTTGTCCAGACAACACCCGTTGATGATATTTATGGGATAGAGTACAGCGCCGTAATGAAAAACATCATTGCGCTGGCCTGCGGTATTACCCGTGGCCTGGGTTATGGCGATAATTTCCAGGCAGTGCTGGTGTCCAATGCCATGCAGGAAATCAAGCGGTTTGTGGATGCCATTTACCCCAAACACCGTGATCTGAGCGGATCAGCCTATCTTGGCGACTTACTCGTAACCGCCTATTCACCCTTTAGCCGAAATCGCACATTCGGCACCCTCATCGGTCGGGGTTACACCATACAATCAGCTCAGGCCGAGATGAATATGATAGCCGAAGGATACTATGCTGTTAAAAGTATTTATGAAATCAACCGAAAATTCAAGGTCGCCATGCCTATTACGAATGCCGTTTACAACATTCTGTACGAACGGGCTGCACCAACCGGCGAAATGAATGAGTTGAAAGGGTTGTTGATGTAA